One genomic segment of Canis lupus baileyi chromosome 9, mCanLup2.hap1, whole genome shotgun sequence includes these proteins:
- the BDKRB2 gene encoding B2 bradykinin receptor, with product MFSAWKRPMFLSFHEDPVPTTASLSTEMFNSTSQDLMPTLNGTLPSPCVYPEWWNWLNTIQAPFLWVLFILAALENLFVLSIFCLHKSSCTVAEIYLGNLALADLILASGLPFWAITIANNFDWLFGEVLCRVVNTMLYMNLYSSICFLMLVSIDRYLALVKTMSMGRMRGVRWAKLYSLVIWGCTLLLSSPMLAFRTMKEYRDEGYNVTACVIIYPSRTWEVFTNVLLNFVGFLLPLTVITFCTVQIMQVLRNNEMQKFKEIQTERKATVLVLAVLLLFVICWLPFQISTFLDTLLRLDILSGCRHEHLVDVFTQIASYVAYSNSCLNPLVYVIVGKRFRKKSREVFRGLCQKGGCVLESNKMDNSMGTLRTSVSVERQIHKLPEWAENSQ from the exons ATGTTCTCTGCCTGGAAGAGACCGATGTTCCTGTCTTTTCATGAGGACCCTGTGCCCACTACAGCCTCTCTCAG CACTGAAATGTTCAACAGCACCTCGCAAGACCTCATGCCCACTCTCAATGGGACCCTGCCCAGTCCCTGCGTCTACCCCGAGTGGTGGAACTGGCTTAACACCATCCAGGCCCCCTTCCTCTGGGTCCTGTTCATACTGGCCGCCCTCGAGAACCTCTTCGTCCTCAGCATCTTCTGCCTCCACAAGAGCAGCTGCACGGTGGCTGAGATCTACCTGGGCAACCTGGCCCTGGCAGACCTGATCCTGGCCTCCGGGCTGCCCTTCTGGGCCATCACCATCGCCAACAACTTCGACTGGCTCTTCGGGGAGGTGCTGTGCCGCGTGGTGAACACCATGCTCTACATGAACCTCTACAGCAGCATCTGCTTCCTGATGCTGGTGAGCATCGACCGCTACCTGGCCCTGGTGAAAACCATGTCCATGGGCCGGATGCGCGGGGTGCGCTGGGCCAAGCTCTACAGCCTGGTGATCTGGGGGTGCACGCTGCTCCTGAGCTCGCCCATGCTGGCCTTCCGGACCATGAAGGAGTACAGAGACGAGGGCTACAACGTCACCGCCTGCGTCATCATCTACCCGTCCCGCACCTGGGAAGTGTTCACCAACGTCCTCCTGAACTTCGTGGGCTTCCTGCTGCCCCTGACCGTCATCACCTTCTGCACGGTGCAGATTATGCAGGTGCTGCGGAACAACGAGATGCAGAAGTTCAAGGAGATCCAGACGGAGAGGAAGGCCACGGTGCTGGTCCTGGCCGTGCTGCTGCTCTTCGTCATCTGCTGGCTGCCCTTCCAGATCAGCACCTTCCTGGACACGCTGCTGCGCCTCGACATCCTGTCCGGCTGCCGGCATGAGCACCTGGTGGACGTCTTCACGCAGATCGCCTCCTACGTGGCCTACAGCAACAGCTGCCTCAACCCGCTGGTGTACGTGATCGTGGGCAAGCGCTTCCGCAAGAAGTCCCGGGAGGTGTTCCGGGGACTGTGCCAGAAAGGGGGCTGCGTCCTGGAGTCCAACAAGATGGACAACTCCATGGGCACCCTGCGGACCTCCGTCTCGGTGGAGCGCCAGATTCACAAACTGCCCGAGTGGGCGGAGAACAGCCAGTGA